The window CGACGGCGTACCCGCACCGCGTCTCCGCATTCCCCGGTCCGCTCGCGCCGATCTCGCATCACTGGCTGGATGCGACGCACATCACCTTCGGATCCGTGACCGCCGGCGTGTTCGGCCGGCGCTGGAAGGCGGAGGCGTCGCTGTTCAATGGCCGGGAGCCGGACGAGGACCGCTTCGACCTGGACCTCGACGCGCTCGACTCGTATTCCGGCCGGCTGAGCTTCATGCCTAGCGGCAACTGGATGCTGCAGGTCTCGGCGGGCCAGCTCACCGAGGCCGAGCCCGGCCACGCACCGGGCGATCCGCGCGTGGACGTGACGCGCTACACGGCCTCCGCGATCCATCACCGGCCGGTCGGCAGCAACGGGCTGTGGGCGAGCACCATCGCATGGGGTCACAACGTCGAAAGCGACGTCGGCACCAACGCGCTGCTCGCCGAGACGAGTCTCAACCTCGCCGACCGCCACATCCTGTCGGGTCGCGCGGAGTGGGTCGAGAAGGCGGGCCATGACCTGGTCCTCGCCGATCACGAGCTGGAGGACGAGATCTTCTCCGTCGCGAAGGTGGGTGTCGGCTATACATTGCAGTTGCCGGCGATCGGGGGCTGGAGCCCGGGCATCGGCGCCGGCGTGTCGATGAGCTTCCTGCCCGACGAGCTGCAGGCCGATTACGGCGAGACCAGGCCGTTCGGCTTCGTCGTGTTCGGCAGCATTCGCCCCGCGGCCATGCGCATGGGTGGCGCCGCGCACATGCCGGCACCCGTCGATTCGGCTCCCATGCACCACGAGCCGGATGGCGGTACAGGACACTGAACCCCGCAGGCAGCTGGGCGGTCTGTCATCATACGCGCAGCTCGAACGTTTCCAGAATGCCTGCCTGACCATCGACTGCCCACCAGCCACTGAACATCATGCGACGCCCGCCGCTTCCATCGTCCGCCCTGGCCGTGATGACACTCACGCTCGTCACGTCCTGTCAGGAGCAGCATGCCTCATCCACCAGGACGACCGTGCGCGACAGCGCAGGCGTGACGATCGTGGAGCACGCCGGTGACCTGTGGTCCACGCCGCTCCGCTGGCGAACGTCCGCCGAGCCGGTGCTGCGCGTCGGTGAGCTGGAAGGCGACGAGGCCTACCTCTTCGATGGCATCGTCAGCCTCGCCGTGCTCGATGACGGCCGCTTCATCGTCGCGAACCAGGGAGACCAGTCACTGCGCTGGTTCGACCCGAATGGCCGCTTCATCATGGAGCGTGGCGGCGCCGGCGAGGGACCGGGCGAGTTCTCGCGCGTGGGCGACCTGACGGTGACGGGAGACAGCGTCGTCGCGACCGACTGGTCCGGCCTGCGCTTCACGATGTTCGACCTGGACGGCAACATCGGGCGCAGCACACGCATCACTGGGCTTACTGAGCCACCCTCACGCCTGTATCGCATCCCGTCCGGCGACTGGATCCTCGGCACGGCGGGGTTCGGCGTTGCGCGGCTCGGCCCCGAGGTGACGGACGGCATCCATCGGTATGATGAACCGCTCCTGCGCGTCAACGGCGACGGCAGCGGCGTGGACACACTGGTGATGCTGCCCGGCACGGAAATCCAGATAACGACGAGAGGAGAAGGATTCATGATGACGTCCGCTCCGCTCGGTCGTGTATCGTCGTACACCGTCCTCGGCGACGAGCTGATCGCCGGCACGGCCGACCAGCTCCGGTTCGACGTGTATTCTGCTGCCGGCGCGCTCACGCGGTCCGTCCGCGCGCCGGACGTGAACCTCGCCCTGACACCGGAGATCGAGACCGCCTACCTCGCGATACTGCAGGAGCGCGTCGAGCAGATGCCCGAGGAGGTGCGGCCGGAGGCGGAGCGCAGCCTGGCCGAGATGGAGCTGCCCCGGG of the Longimicrobiales bacterium genome contains:
- a CDS encoding 6-bladed beta-propeller; its protein translation is MRDSAGVTIVEHAGDLWSTPLRWRTSAEPVLRVGELEGDEAYLFDGIVSLAVLDDGRFIVANQGDQSLRWFDPNGRFIMERGGAGEGPGEFSRVGDLTVTGDSVVATDWSGLRFTMFDLDGNIGRSTRITGLTEPPSRLYRIPSGDWILGTAGFGVARLGPEVTDGIHRYDEPLLRVNGDGSGVDTLVMLPGTEIQITTRGEGFMMTSAPLGRVSSYTVLGDELIAGTADQLRFDVYSAAGALTRSVRAPDVNLALTPEIETAYLAILQERVEQMPEEVRPEAERSLAEMELPRVLPAYSSIQAGADSTVWVGSYRVVPGWPQHALVFDAAGEFLGRVELPPSLRVMWIGDGYVWGRESDELGVEYVVKYRLEDVASPEA